A stretch of DNA from Cannabis sativa cultivar Pink pepper isolate KNU-18-1 chromosome X, ASM2916894v1, whole genome shotgun sequence:
GACCAGATGTTGCCTTcatcataaataaatttagGCAATTTATTCATGTTCCCACAACAAAGTATTGGGTGGCTTGCAAACAATTACTTCAATATCTTAAAGGTACTTTGGCTAATGGTTTGTAGTTGCATCCATCAGATTTTCTTTATTTACAGGACTATAGTGATGTTGATTGGGCCAGTTGTATAAATGATCAAAGATCAACTGGCAGCTATGTCATGTTTATGGGAAGCAATATTATCTCCTAGTCTGCAAAAAAGCGACAGGTTGTTACTCGTTCCAGCATAGAGAGTAAAATTCGAGCCTTGGCTAATGCTGCTGCAGAAATAAAATAGAACACTTCTCTTTGATTTAAGCTTTAAGTTCGCTTCATTCAACTTCTTGTCCTTTGGGTTGATAATCGAAGTGTTACATCTCTAGTTGCTAATTCTGTGTTCCATGCATGTAGCAAGTACATTGAGATTGATCTTCACTTTGAAGGAACAAATTCTAACAAGACAACTATATGTTTGATATATACCTTCATTGGATCAAGTTGCAAATGCTCTTACTAAACCTCTAACTACAGACAAATTCCAATATCTAAAACACAAACCACCTTAACCGATTAGTTAGTAGTTATAAGTTAGTTAACTGATTGGTTAGTTTTTGGCTTTCTTTTGGCATTTCAATAACTTTCTTCTTGctcttaccttcaccattgccaTTGTGAAGCTTTACAGCAAACAAGCCAAATAACCTTCAAAACTAGTCAGAGCTGAGCACATTTGGGGGGTTCATATTTTACTCAACCCTCGACCACAGTTTTACATTTACATTGACCTCATTTCTTTGAATTCTGATATGCAAACATTGCTGGTACAAAGGAGGCCACGATGTGAATGGGTTGAGTTTCTTCAAACTAGATTATATGATAACAACACCAACCGGGTAAAATACATCCAAAGAAATCTTTCAAAGAggaaatatgaattattatggAACACTATTTAGTAACAAAAAGTCAGCGTTTGCAAGAGAAAGCATAAACACCGTACAACGAAGGCACTTTAACAACATACCAAATCTAGAACAATAACAAACACAACAAAATGTATCATAATCTTTTCTTGTACTTCAGCCAACAAAAAATTGCGAATGAAGCCGCCCACCATCTACGCCTGCAAATACATTTAAACAACAATAAATTAGAGGAAAATAAACGATAGCAACAACTTTAACAAATAGTAACCAGAAAAGAACAACAAAATTAAGTAGGAAGAGAACCTTGTTGGCAATGTTGTTTGAAAGCCAGTCAAGTCCCTCATACAACCCTTCACCTGAGGTTGCACATGTGCTCTGGATATACCTATAATATATTCTTCCGTGGTTAGTCATACCCACCAGAGAGAGGGAGAAAGATATAGTTAGCTATAATCAGTTTTTTACCAATGACGTTGACGAAGTGAATGGAGACCGAGCTTATCAGTTATCTCAGCTGCATTCATAGCATTAGGAAGATCTTGTTTGTTTGCAAATACTAGCAGCACTGCATCCCTGAGCTCATCCTATCAATATTTCTTCAGGTAAGTAACTATGTTTTCATTTAGGAACCAAAAAGGTTAAAATATTCAGAAGTGGCATAATACCTCATTCAACATTCTGTGCAACTCATCCCTGGCTTCAACTACACGGTCTCGGTCATTGCTATCAACAACAAAGATTAGACCCTGTGTGTTCTGGAAATAATGTCTCCACAAGGGTCGGATCTGAaaatatcatatattttctaaattatTCAGACTCATTCTGTATGTTTAGAAGTACGCTCACAAAGAAAATGAAATTATGTTTTTTCAACTAGCAACAGGCACCAGTCTCTCCTTTGATATTCTAATGGGCGGACATAGATTATCCACATAACATTTAAGCAAACTAACTTCTGAATCAGGGATATaacaaaattgaaaagaaaataataacaacaaaaggATCTATTTACAATTATCAAGGTTACTATAGCAGAATCAAACTAATGTCTGTATTAACTAGATCTAGTGACAAACCTTATCTTGGCCCCCAACATCCCAGACGGTAAAGCTAATGTTCTTGTATTCCACGGTCTCCACGTTAAATCCTAACCAAATAGACCAGAATCAGTTGCAATTACCAaaaggaaaataataaaaacgtAGATTTGTGAAGAACAAATATGATAAGAGTTGAAGAGCATTTTGTTTCCACTTCTCAAGCAATTTTAATTGGCAATAGTTTAGGAGAATACGGATTAATGCCTACTCAAATTAGGACACCACAAATTGAAATAGTGAAGACTGAATTATCCTATGGCAAGTCtattttgtaaaagaaaaaaaatcattaacaaGACCCTATCCCAATTCGTAGACATAGAAATAAATGCAGAATAAAGAATTACCAAAAAGTCAGAAGATTAGTATAAAAGACAAAGAATATACCAATAGTTGGAATGGTGGTGACAATCTCCCCGAGCTTGAGCTTGTATAAAATAGTAGTCTTACCAGCCGCATCGAGACCCACCATAAGTATACGCATCTCTTTCTTGGCAAAAAGCCGGCTGAAGAGCTTGGTGAAAGACAGCCCCATTCTGAAATCCAAATATCCAACACATTTAATGCTGTAATTATCTCACTTTCCAAGAAGGTCACAAATGGGGTCTATATTCTATACGATCATCAAATCTACCAAAGACTTTCCTTTTCTTCCCAATGATTCGTAAATTCTATCGTCAAATGTGAATTAGAACAGGAATGGATCGAAATGAACCAGAACCAATACATATACGAAGAATCAAAATCATGAAGAAAAAAACGATCGCTGAATCTAAAATCAAGCAACCAAATAAGCACATATTGCATCGGAATCAATATTATGTAAATCCTAAATGACTAATAAATCAGAAATATTGAAGATCTAAATGTAGATCGGAGCAATTGCAAGGCCATCAGATGCTCTTGTAATCAGATCGCACTTACAGCAACTTCAATTTCTAGAGATCGATAGTTGAGAACAATCGAAATCTTAGCAAAtcgaatgagagagagagagagagagagagtacttACCTGAGAagagagaaaaaagagagaggTTTGTGGCAATGGAGAGCGTTCTCTGAGGTCCttgattttctctctctctaaacgAAGAAGAAAAGGAGCTGTCCTTCGAGCGAGAGAGAATACAATTATTCTCTTTTATTCTATTTATAGACAACATAACGCCGTTTCTCTCCTTTATTTTACCACTTAGCTTTTCTTAACGACCGTTAGTAACGCTGTCATAAAGAAGAATAGCCTGCATCTTCGAGATTGTAGTCAttgactgtttttttttttttttttttttttctggaagTAGACATGACATAACTGTTGGGGAAGAGAAAAGTGGTGTTCTTTTTACGAACAGGATATCTACAAACACATTATTAATATTGATTAATGTTCTTAGcaaaaaaatattgattaatgttcttcttcttcttcttttttctttcattttttgtttaaatatttatttacatttgGGTAAATAAGTGACGACATCACCCCAACCTCGTCCCTAAAGACACGAGGTTGGAATTTGGGGCTAGGTCGGGGATGGGATCCGAGCTTAGGGTCTCGGGTTTGAGTCCTGATTCAAGGGTCGAATCTAGGTTTGGGATCAGGTCAGATGCCatagtttgggtctaggtttggattTGGGTCTGAGATCAGGTTTAGGGGTCGAGGTTGAGGTCGAGATTTGGGGTTGGAGTCGAGACTGGGTTCGGGGTCGGAGTCAGGGCTAGGTTCGGGATCTGGGGTccgggtcccaaatccaaatcATGGGTACGAGGTCGAGTCAAGGTCCCCCAATGTCGAATCCTTTGTAAATATCATAATACGAGTTAATATGAATCATTTGTATTAAATAACACTGTAATGATCGCATAATTGCACATAACTGTTAGCATATAATTAACGGcttaatagtaattaaattaatatttatgattatatgtatattagtACAAAAATGGGATCTATTGTCAGAAATAGGTGTTTGAGAGATAATTTCTCAATTATGGAGATTTTATTCAGCTCTATGTGTGTTATGcatgttatatataaattatgatatttttcatattttatgccTGGTAATAGTAAAATACGTCAATATGGCTATTAGTGTCACAGTGTTACGGTAGAGTATTTAAGAATTAGCGAGGCAAATTTATGGACATTTAGAATGTCGAGATTATTGCAGGGTATtagtttttgaccattttaccctagACATTAAGGTTACTTAAGAGGGAAGTAACAAAAAATTGGTCTTTTTTACCCTAAGATTGATATTAGCTGTTTTAGTGGAATTTCTAGattgggataagtgttatgttgaATAACCAAGtagaataaaacaaaaaattaaggaGATAACTGTATAAAATCAATATCATTCTCTTTCTCCTCACTTTCTCTAGGTTTGGAAACCCTTAGAACAATCTACCATTTTAGACCTAATTTCACCCAATTAAAATTGTAGTTCTTCAATAATTTAGAAGCAAGTTGTTAGCAAAGACTTAAGGTAAATCCTAGTTCTTTTACTTCTTTGATTTTAAGACTtaaagtttgggtttgagttttgaTTCCAAAAATTCTGTTCTGTTAGGATTTGAGTAGTTTAAGTTTAGTTTTGGGGAGTTATTTATGGTTGATTATGGCTGTTGTTGACGGTAGAACTTGTCAACCAACTTTTGGCCAGAAATCAAAGTCTGAATTAAAAATTTAGAGATAAAGTGTAAATTTAAACTACAATGGGTATTCAGAATAGAGAGAAAAATGGTTTGGTATTGCTTCAAAGTATGTGATTACAAGATTAATTTTTCAACCCTCTCACATCAGAGAATGGGGCACTTATAGGCTCTAATGTCTTGAGATACACTTGTGGCCCTCAAGGGACAAGCTAGCCTTATATTAATGCGAGTTGTAGGTGCAGGATGTGGTCTTGCGCCTTGTACCATTGTCGGTGTCAAGTGGTCCTGAGTTGTAGGGGTGGTGGTTACAGAGTACCTATTGTCGAGACGTGAGGGGCTATAGACAAAGTACCTCCACTACTTGTACCCTCCTGCCACCAGGTCACGCTGAAGGCGTGGCCGTAATCTGTTTCGTACCCTTTCGTGTGCATACCTTATCCTTTGATTCCTTTCTTATCCTTCTTCTCTCCAAAAATTAGGAAAATTTTGCCTTCAATCTCCTCCTTATCGCCACCTTTTCTCCCTTCACCTCTCTCGCACATCCCCTATCTCACTTGCACACACTCACTcgtagctctctctctctctctctctctctctctctctctctctctctctctctctctctctctctctctctctctctctctctctctctctctctctctctctctctctctctctctctctctctctctctctctctctctctcttacgcCCAACATCTTTCCCTTCTTCTTATATAGCGTCCAACATGCAACATGCATGCACCAGCTCGCACGGCTATGTTTCTAAATTCCACCTTTTCAACTCATGTTTGTGGATCGTCTTGGGTTCGGTCTTTGTGGTGCTTGAATACATCCCAAAAAGTATAAGTGTCAATTTTTGGGGTTAAGACTTGCCCCTTAGTCTACAAGAATTCTTTTAAGTGTTCTTTTTGACTGAATGAATTGGTGTTTTTCCTTGTTGAAATGTGAACCTTATCCTCTTCACATTTTCTGAGGATGTTTCTAGTATATATAGAGAGCCTCCCTTGCTTGATTTTCACTTCACCAAATCATTTTGGCATTGTTGCAAATTCCTTTCACTTTGTCCAGGAGGTCTTAAGTTTGACTCTTCACAAGGTCATTTTTCAACTTCCATTTCCTTAGtattttgtatcattttttttaatgaccTCCGCGCTTGTCCATGGTGTACAACGAGGTTTTCTCTCACACATGAGGTCGCATTTTGAAGCCTCCATTTTGCTTTGTGTGGCAAGTGTCTTGCTTGCTTTGGTGTAGCTTAGTACTTTACAGTGACCTCTTCTGCTTTACGAGGTATTGTGTTCattccttttctctttgttttCTTTGTTCACACACCATGATTTTAGATTTCTTGTTGTCGTGGTCCGTGTGTTATCTTTATTATACTCGTTCTTAATGtttggaatattttaccaggatctagatttactaacaagtatgttgaattaacatcctagatatgaattctctaaaataatgaaataaagacataaggatttaagaaaaccttacattgattgcagcggatataatgactccttccgttcaagatctctagcccttgattcctttttttaGCAGtgcattatcaagatttgaaccttgatctttttctctccttcgagtttggttaccaccgtcttactcactatgattgagtacttgacttgctaagTGTGGGCACGACACTCATCACTAAGGGTTCGAATATGGAAGAacaaggaactctctcatctaggttggttgaatagtcaagtttgACATTAGTTGACAAATTTATCAAGTGGATGAGATAAGAGcatcatgttacttttatagtgtttcaactagggcttagggttgaattatatggattaaaaaagaataaaatattgggcaaaaataacatCATGGCCGTACACTTCAAATGACCaatttctagttagatttttgtcactttatttcaaccacttattcttcttttcaataatgccatattttctaattcaatcctataaatgccaaaattatttatttaataattataattaattactaaataaaattttcatttatttaatttattaattagaccatgcaaagtctcttaattaacaaattgacccccaaacctcttttcttcacaattaagcccttacttagtgaaaattcataaataagacatagtctaattttacaattataattgattaattaaaatcaattaactgagtctacaagcaatattatctcaacaagTGAGGGGACCAAtgacctatataaccgagctttcaataagtagatataTAATTCacaaagtaaattctcaacttattaattccaccttgcgccactatagatttggaattgaatacactctcagttatatagaacgctctatatgaaccacgatatagatacgttatgattatccattgttacaatcctaatagtcaaggatcctctatagatgatctacactgaatagggacaaatttaccattttgccattcaatgtattttatccttaaaatacttagctacctataaatgatatttcagtaaactaatataattactgaaatgagatctcaatcatttatctctattcagccaaactcgaaggaaatcatcgtttcacttctaaatacttatagaagctatagatttgatatctatgatcagcgctcccactcaattgaactaccatgttcccaagatgtaagtatttaaCAGAATTaaaagttagcttccacgaacaactctaagaacataaataacacaaactaagttgaacctaacaatatcaggattaagatccatagacctaagatcaaccattgatattgacttagaaagatgtaacggtaagtttatgatatcttattcaagatcaatatcgatcccttccaatgtttactccatacatccgatactagtaaactttgccaatatcctggaaaggacataacacttatgcaaggtgtaagtataccttatcgctgattatcatgccagtctaaatctagtgaactgataaatcatcagaattaaacttttaaacatataatcatgattatattccactgtgctgacgatattataatcatgaataaatatatacatatttatatatgttctggacttaatagaatttatacattaaacataatcatgaaataaatcatgtgaaccatgcaacatataggcaatttctgatctttatgaattagtaaatctaattatattgaaatgggttttatttagggcacaaagcccaacagttAACAAGTTGTGTCACATGTGCTCTCCTTAGGGCGAATATCTTCATGTGTTATATTTAGCGAACTTAGTACCTCTATTTTACCTCTTAGGTTAAGGTGTCGAGAGGTTTTGTCTAATGATCGACGCGATGAGATGGCCTAAACGAGATTAAAAGGGAAACTTTGGGCTTAAACACCATTTCACCTTCTTATTCAACCCTAACCACCTTCTAACCCTATTTTGCATTCCCTACCGAGTTCGTCATCATCCTCATCAAAAATCATCAATCTCATCTCacaaatccaatttttttttcttctatttttcaaTCCTTCACCCTTAACCAATAACACCATTCCCCTCATCAACCCATCTCTTCCCTTCCAAATCATACCTAAAATCCCTAATTTACACCCAATATCAAAAATCCACTATTCATTATCTTCAACCTCAAGATTTTTAAAGGCATTCATCATCGGAGGTTGTGTAA
This window harbors:
- the LOC115710575 gene encoding ADP-ribosylation factor, with protein sequence MGLSFTKLFSRLFAKKEMRILMVGLDAAGKTTILYKLKLGEIVTTIPTIGFNVETVEYKNISFTVWDVGGQDKIRPLWRHYFQNTQGLIFVVDSNDRDRVVEARDELHRMLNEDELRDAVLLVFANKQDLPNAMNAAEITDKLGLHSLRQRHWYIQSTCATSGEGLYEGLDWLSNNIANKA